A region of the Bacteroidota bacterium genome:
TGCAGAATAGAAGAACATTCATAAAAAAAATTGCATTAGGCAGTGCTATGGCAGGGCTGGGTTCTTTGAGCCTTGAGTCGTTTGCAGCAGTAGGCGCTGATAAGCTTGTTATTTTACATTCAAACGATGTGCATAGCAGAGTGGATCCTTTTCCTGATAATGATAAAAAATTTCCCGGCATGGGAGGTATGGCAAATAAAGCAGCCATCATAAAAAAAATAAGAGCAGAAGAAGACAATGTATTATTACTCGATGCAGGAGATATATTTCAAGGCACACCATATTTTAATTTTTATCATGGTGAATTGGAAATGAAGTTAATGAGTGAAATGCAATATGATGCCGGCACAATGGGCAACCATGATTTTGATGCAGGTGTTGATGGATTTGAAAAACAATTGGTACATGCTAATTTCCCAATCCTGGTTGCTAATTATGATTTTACCGGCACTGTTTTAGAAAATAAAATTCAACAATACAAAGTTTTTCAGAAAAAAAATATTAAAGTAGGTGTATTTGGTTTGGGTATTGAATTAAAGGGTTTGGTGCCTGAAAAGTTATATGATAAAATAATATATCTTGACCCGGTTGCGAAAGCAAAGGAAATGGTTAGTATATTACGCGATCAGGAAAAATGTGAATATATTATATGTTTATCACATTTAGGTTATCAATATAAGGATGACAAAATTTCAGATGTGATGCTGGCACAGCAAACGGAGGGTATCGATTTGATTTTGGGAGGCCATACCCATACCTTTTTAGACGCCCCTGTAATTTACAAAAATCTTGCCGATAAAGAAGTGTTGATTAATCAGGTAGGATGGGCTGGGGTGTGGCTTGGAAGGGTTGATATTTTTTTTGAGAAAAAAAGAACAAAAAAATGGCATTCTGGTAAACCTGTCAAGGTTTCGAAAAAAACAAGGGGATAAAAATTTTTTTTAGAAATATTTTTTTCACACCTTCGTTATCCCGCTGTGAATAAATAATTAAAAAATTCTAAATTCTGAGATGAGTAGCAAAGATTTTCAAACTGTGTGGGCCAATTGTCTTAAGATAATAAAAGACAACGTGAATCTTCAGAGTTTCAAAACCTGGTTTGAGCCGATTGAACCGGTTAAATTGGAGGATGAAGTTTTAACGATTCAGGTACCCAGTCAATTTTTTTATGAATGGTTAGAAGAACATTATGTAACTTTATTAAGAAAAACAATTAAACGTGAATTAGGAAACAACGCCCGGTTAGAGTACAGGATAGTAGTAGAGAATAGCTCTGGTAATAACTCACCTTTCACTATCGATTATCCGAATTACAATACCGGTAACAACAAGAACCCTGAAGTAGCGGCTCCATTAGTTATGGGAACAAGCATCAAAAATCCGTTTGTAATACCCGGTTTGAAAAAAGTAAATATCGAATCAGGGTTGAACGCCAATTACAACTTCGATAATTTTATAGAGGGTGACTGTAATCGTTTATGCAGAAGTGCTGGTTATGCTGTTGCGCAAAAACCGGGAGGCACTGCATTTAATCCTTTAGTAATTTACGGTGCAACCGGGTTAGGAAAAAGCCACCTTGCACAGTCAATTGGTAATGAGGTTAAACAGAACTTTCCAAACAAAACGGTATTATACACGAATGCTGAACGATTTACGAACCAGTTTATCGAATCATTAAAAAATAATTCAGTTAACGATTTTGTTCACTTTTACCAATTAATAGATGTATTAATAATAGATGATATTCACTTTTTTGCCAATAAAGCAAAAACACAGGATATTTTCTTCCATATTTTCAATCATTTACATCAGGAAAGCAAACAAATTATCTTAACCAGCGATCGTCCTCCGCGCGACTTAGAAGGTGTTGAAGAAAGATTGTTGAGTCGTTTTAAATGGGGATTGAGTGCAGATTTACAAGCACCTGATTTTGAAACCCGCGTAGCCATTCTCGAAAAGAAAATGTATGCCGATGGTATCGAGTTACCAAAAGATGTGGTTGAGTTTGTAGCATATAATATTACAAACAACGTTCGCGAACTGGAAGGTGCATTAGTTTCATTGCTGGCTCAAGCTTCATTGAATAAAAAACAAATCGACCTTGACCTCGCTAAAAAAATCGTGAAAAATTTCGTGAAAAATATGTCTCGCGAAGTTTCTATCGACTTCATCCAAAAGGCAGTTTGCGATTATTTTGAAGTTCCGGTTGACAAGCTTAAAGAGAAAACGCGTAAACGCCAGGTTGTTCAGGCGCGTCAGTTGAGCATGTATTTGTCTAAAAACTTTACAAAACATTCACTTAAAGCCATTGGTAAACACTTTGGTGGCCGTGACCACTCTACGGTTATTCATAGCTGTCAGGCCATTCAAAACCTGATGGATACCGATACTAAGTTTAAAGAGAGTGTTGACGACTTACAAAAAAAGATACAAATGAGCATTTCATAATGCCCGAAAACGATAAATTGAAGTGCCTCCCCTTCCGGGAGGCATTTTATTTTACACTATTGCTCAAATTTTTAGGATAAAAAAAACCGTTTTATTACCTTTGCCGTCCTTTCGATAGAATGCCAGGTCAAAAAGGCAGGAATATTGAGTTGTTCTTTAGGTTTTGAGGATTCAAAATTAACTTTAACTAATTACCCGGTGAGATGGGTGAGTGGCTGATCCGCCGCGGCGGATGCTAAACAGCCGGTTATTAATATTAATAATATTAATAAACATAAAAATTAAGTATCTGATGAAAATCAGAGTTGACATTACGGTGAGGTGGGTGAGTGGCTGAAACCAGCAGTTTGCTAAACTGCCGTACTGGAAACGGTACCGAGAGTTCGAATCTCTCCCTCACCGCCATCATATTGAAAGATAACCGTTCGGGGCGTAGTTCAGCCCGGTTAGAATGTCCCGCTTAAGGCGGGAAGGCCGGAAGGTCGAAAAGATATTGTTCGGGGCGTAGTTCAGCCCGGTTAGAATGTCCCGCTAAGGCGGGAAGGCCGGAAGGTCGAAAAAGATATTGTTCGGGGCGTAGTTCAGCCCGGTTAGAATGTCCCGCTTAAGGCGGGAAGGCCGGAAGGTCGAAAAGATATTGTTCGGGGCGTAGTTCAGCCCGGTTAGAATGTCCCGCTTAAGGCGGGAAGGCCGGAAGGTCGAAAAGATATTGTTCGGGGCGTAGTTCAGCCCGGTTAGAATGTCCCGCTTAAGGCGGGAAGGCCGGAAGGTCGAAAAGATATTGTTCGGGGCGTAGTTCAGCCCGGTTAGAATGTCCCGCTTAAGGCGGGAAGGCCGGAAGGTCGAAAAGATATTGTTCGGGGCGTAGTTCAGCCCGTTAGAATGCGGAGTGAAAGATTGGGGCGATTGCCCGGTTAACTGCTTTGGGAGCAGGAGGCCGCTGGTTCGAATCCAGCCGCCCCGACAGAAACCATCAACGAAGTTGATGGTTTTTTTATGTACACTATTTCCTGAAAAACACGCTTCGTCCTTACAACAGCACGGCCGCTGGTTCGAATCCAGCCGCCCCGACAGAAACCATCAACTTCGTTGATGGTTTTTTTATGTACACTATTTCCTGAAAAACACGTTTCGTCCTTACAACAGGACGGCCGCTGGTTCCCTGCCTGCTAGCGCAGTCAGGCAGGGAATCCAGCCGCCCCGACAAAAACCATCAACTTTGTTGATGGTTTTTTTATGTACATAAAAAAGCCCCCGGTTTCCCGGGAGCTTGGATATATATAGAACGAATAAATAGTAAATGTTATCTCTAAAAAATACCTTTCTCTTCTTCAGGTATATCTTTTTTGAAGATTTTTTTTATTGAATCAACGTGTTCGCTGCCGTTTTTTGAGAAAACGTATTTTGTTGCCTGCGCTAAGCCGTAACCGATTAGTGTTTGGAATAATAACTTTTTACGGCGTTTTAAAATCATGCGACCGGCAATGGCAGGAACTAATGGCATTGCTAACTTCGCCAGCGATAACCCATTATTAAATGCGGAGTTATTTTCAACTTGTTGAAATTTATCCGTAATGGTATTTTTTATTTTAGTAAACTTTTGAATTGTGGAAAATATCGGACTTAAGTCAGTTGCTATTTCTTTGTATTGTGATTTGATGTCATATTCCAATACTACAGCACGATTCCGCAGTTGCTGGCGTTCAGCATTCAGCTCGTTCCAGTCATTCAATCTAAGTTTATTTGCCTTTTCCATCGTCGTCGTCGTCGTTTGTGAAATCTTTTATAAAGAGATTAGTTAAGCCGATTTTAACACCTTTCGAAAATATAAATTTGACCACGATCAGCACTAATAGATAAAATCCAGCTACAGCAATAAATCCAAGCGTATAACTATCTAACAAAATACTGAGTGCAAAACCTCCGGCCAAACTCAAGAACAATACAAAAAATAATCCTGCAATTAATAATATACTATTCGAGATGAAATTGGATAAGGTGAATGCAACCTTTTCGGTCACATTCAGCCTTATTATCTGTAATCGCACATTGACATATTCTTTTATATCATCAGTAAAATCGCGTAATTCGTTTTTATTGAGTGTTTCCACAATATTATAATTGTTTTACAGCTTGTTTGCCATTATCGTGCATTTTGTTCGACTCACTTTGTGTTTTGTCGATGAAGTCAAGCACTTTTTGTTTGCCATCTTCTTTCATATCACCCAGTGATTGCAAAATTTGATCTTTAAGCGAAATACCTTTGCCTTTAAATTCGCTTGCTTTTGATTTTAATTCATCAAATTCATTGATGATTTTTTCTTTAATATCATCACTCACGGAATTCAGCGCTTTGCCAATTTTTTTTCGAAGTTTGTCATTTTTTTCAGATGCAAACCAATATCCCAGGGCAGCTCCGGCACCTAATCCGGCTAATACTGCAAACATTGTTGTTTTGTTACTCATATGCTAAAATTTAATGGTTAAAAATTAAAGTTGCTTAAATATTTAAATCAGCGTTGTGCCAATTCCAAAATTTAAAATTCAAATATCAAGCCACAACATTTTATCATTTGTTAATTGTTGAAACATGTTGATTAAACAAAATCAATTGTCTCATCAAATTGCTTAAATGTTGGAGAATAAAGGTAGCTGTGTAATCAGATTGGAACGTTATATCATTTTATACAAATGTTACAGAATTATCAGATTTCTGCGGTTTCATAATATTATTATGTAATGTTGTAATAATTGAACTAAGAACCTTTATTTAAAAGAATTAAAAATCAATTTTATTATGCGTAAAATTTTATTACTTGCAGTTATTTTTATAGTGGCAAACGCCTGTGTATCAGCACAATATGTTACGTTTGGACGTGCGTTCAGTTTTGGTCACGCATATATAACCGACAAAAATTCACAACAACAGTTTTTATTTAGCCTCACCGGTGGTTTGTCTATAACGTATGCAGATAATGAACATTATGGATATGCTGCAGATATAGTTTATTCTACTGAGGGTGGTAAGTCAAAATATAATATTGGCGGGGCTGATTTTAATTCAAAAACGAAATTATCGTATCTCCGCTTACCATTGAAATACATTATTTTTTTAGGTGAATATGGCGACCCTATTCGACCTAAGATTATGTTCGGTCCATCTTTCGCTTTCCTAGTGCTGGCTGATACGGACAAGGAAAATACGATCGACAATTTTAATCGGTTCGATATGGGTTTGCATATTGGTTTTGGTGCAAATAAAATAATATGCGACCGCATTTGGTTGAATACAGATATTACCTATACACAAGGAATAATTGATATTACAAAAAACACTAATTTGAATAATGAGATTAATTTAAATGGTAATATCAGATTAAATATTAGTTTACTACTTGGTACTAATCGAAAATGAGTGGTTGATTTCCGCAAATTGGGAAAAAAATACACAAAAAAAATAAAATGTTGTGTATTCCATTCCTTAAAAAACCTTTATTTATAACCAATTTCGATTAAGGCACGTTAATCGTATAATTATTTTCAAACCTATTGTTTCACATTTTAAATCTAAGATTATGTTACGTTACGCTGTTATATTTTTTGTTATTGCTCTGGTTGCAGCAGTATTTGGTTTTGGGGGAATTGCCGCAGGTGCAGTTTCTATTGCACGTATTTTATTTTTCATATTTATTGTATTATTTCTGTTGAGTTTAATAGGAGGCTATACTATTTTCAGAAAAAAATCCTAACCATCTCAAAATTTCGTATTTAATTTATTTGAGGTAGTTATCACTATAAATATAAATATGTTACTATGGGCACTTACTAATTGTTTATTAAACTAAACAAAGGGTATTTGCCCATTTTTTTGTTTCAAGGTCTTTACCAAACGCTTTTATAAGGGTTTTAAGTAATGTTAAGGTTTACATTTTCTTAAAATCAGCCCTTTTAAAATTTCAAACTCCTTTACTATATTTGCATTTATAACTATACAGGCATATGATTTTTTTAGCTTAAGCTTTCACTTTTCCGAAGTCGGTTAGCTTTATTTTCCCGGAATTTTTGCTGTCTCCAGTCAGGTGGAAACGCAGACAGTATGTACTCAATTATTTTATTTACTTAAATCACGATTATGTCGGGAATACGTACATTTTTTACATTATTAAAAAAAGCCCTGAAAGGGGAAAACATAGATGCCACACAGGGAAAAGTTGATACAGTAATATTTTTGTTGGCAGTTCCTATGATTGCAGAAATGTTAATGGAAAGCATTTTTGCTTTGGTGGATATCATTTTTGTCAGCCGGATTAGTGTTGAAGCAGTTGCAGTGGTTGGATTAACCGAAAGCACATTAACGATTATTTATTCGCTGGGTTTTGGATTGAGCATGGGCGCAACAGCATTAGTTGCCAGACGTGTTGGGGAAAAAGATTCGGTAGGTGCCGCTGAAGCCGGTATGCAGGCGATTTATCTTGGATTAGGATTAGCTTCAATCATTTCAATAATAGGCATTTTTTATTCAACGGATATTCTTGAATTAATGGGTGCCAGCGCGGGAATGATTGAAACAGGTTCAGGATATATTAAATGGATGTTATGCGGAAATTTTGCGATTTTATTGTTGTTTTTAATAAATGGGATATTTCGCGGTGCAGGTGATGCCGGAATTGCCATGCGCAGTTTAATGTTGGCGAATGCTATTAATATTATACTTGATCCATTATTAATTTTCGGTATTGGATTTTTTCCTGAATTAGGGGTTAAGGGTGCAGCTGTTTCAACTACAATTGGTCGTTCTATTGGCGTTTTATATCAATTGTATTATTTGGTAAACGGCAAATCTTTAATTGTATTAAAAGGAAAAATCTGGAATATAAAAACAAAAATTATTGGACAACTAATTTCGCTTGCTGCCGGAACTGCGGGACAATTTATAATTGCATCAGCCAGTTGGATTTTTTTAATGCGTATTATGTCTGAGTTTGGGGAACATGTTTTAGCAGGATATACAACTGCAATCAGAATTGTTGTATTTACCATTTTACCGGCCTGGGGTATTTCGAATGCTGCTGCAACATTGGTTGGACAAAATCTGGGTGCAAAGCAACCGGACCGTGCTGAGCAATCTGTTTGGCGGACAGGTTTTTTTAATATGTTGTTTATGGGTTTTGTGATGATTTTATTTTTTACAATTCCTGAACAGTTGATCCATTTAATTACACGGGATGAAGCTGTTGTTAAAGAAGGCGTTTTATGTTTACGCATATTGTGTTTGGGTTACATTGCATATGGTTATGAAATGGTTTTGGCAAACGCAATAAACGGAGCCGGTGATACAACAACTCCTACGATTGTAAACTTCTTCGGATTTTGGATATTACAAATTCCTTTAGCTTATTTTTTATCCACTGTTTTAGATTTAAAATCAACGGGCGTATATATGGCAGTTCCAATTTCAGAGGCATGTATGGCAATTGCTTTTGTAATAATTTTTAAGCGTGGAAAATGGAAAACTCAGGTAGTTTAAATCGAAAATATTAAGATTTTTAATTTTTTAGAACCTGACAAATTTACAGAGGGTGGATTTATTCATTTTTACTCATAAATCACACATGTATTGTTGAGCCAGATTTAATTTAAACGTGTAAGCGCGGATAAAAAATTTTGAACCTGTCAGGTTTAAACCTGCGAGGTTTAAACCTAACAGGTTTTAGAGACTCTGTCAAAATTGCAGGCGGGGGAAAACTCAACTTTTACCGGAAATTTGTGTTCAATTGCAATATAAATTTGAATAACACGTCAGCATAAATATCCTGCCCGAAAACTGCAATAATTACTTTATAACTCAACTACAAAAATTTTAATATGCCAACTGCATTAATTACCGGTGCCTCATCAGGTATCGGTCTCGAATTTGCTAAAATACATGCCGCGAAAGGTGGTGATTTGATTCTTGTTGCCCGAAGTGGCGATAAGCTGGAGCAATTAAAAACAGATTTAATTAATTCCCATCCTATTAAAGTGCATATTGTTGTAAAAGATCTGGGTGCTCCAAATGCTGCTCAGGAAGTTTATGATGAAGTGAAAAAACTAAATCTTCAGGTTGATTACCTAATTAATAATGCCGGCTTTGGCGATTTTGGTTTGTTTCTTAATACAAGCTGGGATAAAGAACAACAAATGATGCAGTTAAACATGATTGCATTGTCGCAACTTACTAAGTTGTTTGTGAAGGATATGGCTGCGCGCAAATCAGGGAAAATATTAAATATTGCCAGC
Encoded here:
- a CDS encoding MATE family efflux transporter; protein product: MSGIRTFFTLLKKALKGENIDATQGKVDTVIFLLAVPMIAEMLMESIFALVDIIFVSRISVEAVAVVGLTESTLTIIYSLGFGLSMGATALVARRVGEKDSVGAAEAGMQAIYLGLGLASIISIIGIFYSTDILELMGASAGMIETGSGYIKWMLCGNFAILLLFLINGIFRGAGDAGIAMRSLMLANAINIILDPLLIFGIGFFPELGVKGAAVSTTIGRSIGVLYQLYYLVNGKSLIVLKGKIWNIKTKIIGQLISLAAGTAGQFIIASASWIFLMRIMSEFGEHVLAGYTTAIRIVVFTILPAWGISNAAATLVGQNLGAKQPDRAEQSVWRTGFFNMLFMGFVMILFFTIPEQLIHLITRDEAVVKEGVLCLRILCLGYIAYGYEMVLANAINGAGDTTTPTIVNFFGFWILQIPLAYFLSTVLDLKSTGVYMAVPISEACMAIAFVIIFKRGKWKTQVV
- a CDS encoding YtxH domain-containing protein, with translation MSNKTTMFAVLAGLGAGAALGYWFASEKNDKLRKKIGKALNSVSDDIKEKIINEFDELKSKASEFKGKGISLKDQILQSLGDMKEDGKQKVLDFIDKTQSESNKMHDNGKQAVKQL
- a CDS encoding DUF1328 domain-containing protein, with the translated sequence MLRYAVIFFVIALVAAVFGFGGIAAGAVSIARILFFIFIVLFLLSLIGGYTIFRKKS
- a CDS encoding phage holin family protein translates to METLNKNELRDFTDDIKEYVNVRLQIIRLNVTEKVAFTLSNFISNSILLIAGLFFVLFLSLAGGFALSILLDSYTLGFIAVAGFYLLVLIVVKFIFSKGVKIGLTNLFIKDFTNDDDDDGKGK
- a CDS encoding SDR family oxidoreductase, coding for MPTALITGASSGIGLEFAKIHAAKGGDLILVARSGDKLEQLKTDLINSHPIKVHIVVKDLGAPNAAQEVYDEVKKLNLQVDYLINNAGFGDFGLFLNTSWDKEQQMMQLNMIALSQLTKLFVKDMAARKSGKILNIASTASFQPGPTMAIYYATKAFVYYFSSALYNELKPYGISVTSFHPGPTKTGFQDAADMHSSRLLKLVPVPEALPVAKKGYAAMMKGKRTATPGLINNIFQISSKLTPWGIIIPVTRYLQGSEQVK
- a CDS encoding outer membrane beta-barrel protein, translated to MRKILLLAVIFIVANACVSAQYVTFGRAFSFGHAYITDKNSQQQFLFSLTGGLSITYADNEHYGYAADIVYSTEGGKSKYNIGGADFNSKTKLSYLRLPLKYIIFLGEYGDPIRPKIMFGPSFAFLVLADTDKENTIDNFNRFDMGLHIGFGANKIICDRIWLNTDITYTQGIIDITKNTNLNNEINLNGNIRLNISLLLGTNRK
- a CDS encoding metallophosphatase, which produces MQNRRTFIKKIALGSAMAGLGSLSLESFAAVGADKLVILHSNDVHSRVDPFPDNDKKFPGMGGMANKAAIIKKIRAEEDNVLLLDAGDIFQGTPYFNFYHGELEMKLMSEMQYDAGTMGNHDFDAGVDGFEKQLVHANFPILVANYDFTGTVLENKIQQYKVFQKKNIKVGVFGLGIELKGLVPEKLYDKIIYLDPVAKAKEMVSILRDQEKCEYIICLSHLGYQYKDDKISDVMLAQQTEGIDLILGGHTHTFLDAPVIYKNLADKEVLINQVGWAGVWLGRVDIFFEKKRTKKWHSGKPVKVSKKTRG
- the dnaA gene encoding chromosomal replication initiator protein DnaA, encoding MSSKDFQTVWANCLKIIKDNVNLQSFKTWFEPIEPVKLEDEVLTIQVPSQFFYEWLEEHYVTLLRKTIKRELGNNARLEYRIVVENSSGNNSPFTIDYPNYNTGNNKNPEVAAPLVMGTSIKNPFVIPGLKKVNIESGLNANYNFDNFIEGDCNRLCRSAGYAVAQKPGGTAFNPLVIYGATGLGKSHLAQSIGNEVKQNFPNKTVLYTNAERFTNQFIESLKNNSVNDFVHFYQLIDVLIIDDIHFFANKAKTQDIFFHIFNHLHQESKQIILTSDRPPRDLEGVEERLLSRFKWGLSADLQAPDFETRVAILEKKMYADGIELPKDVVEFVAYNITNNVRELEGALVSLLAQASLNKKQIDLDLAKKIVKNFVKNMSREVSIDFIQKAVCDYFEVPVDKLKEKTRKRQVVQARQLSMYLSKNFTKHSLKAIGKHFGGRDHSTVIHSCQAIQNLMDTDTKFKESVDDLQKKIQMSIS